One window of Petrotoga miotherma DSM 10691 genomic DNA carries:
- the purB gene encoding adenylosuccinate lyase, producing the protein MIERYSLSPIKDIWTLDDQYERWLEVEVAVTEAFEELNLAPKGTSQNIQQKAKLDVQKILNTEKIVDHDVIAFIKVVTEDMGDEARYFHKGLTSSDVVDTALSLAIKRAGEIILDELTKYIANLKKLAVDHKYTIIVGRTHGVHAEPTSFGLKILGFVAEEERNKERLDKAIDNISQGKLSGAVGNYANIEPKVEEIALKKLNLRPCKVSTQVLPRDLHAEFFSVLAMIGSSIERLAIEIRHLQKTEVLEIEEPFKKGQRGSSAMPHKKNPILCERLTGMSRMLRSYLSSAYENISLWHERDISHSSVERVFIPDATMLTYYMLNKANYLVENLVVHKDRMKENIEKSYNLIYSQRVLLKLVELGVSREEAYKIVQENAMKAWNERRDFKAILLEDNRVNTKFSEKEAFEDIFSPDYYLKNINKIYERFEL; encoded by the coding sequence TTGATTGAAAGGTACTCTCTTTCTCCAATTAAAGACATTTGGACTTTAGATGACCAATACGAAAGATGGCTTGAAGTAGAAGTAGCTGTAACAGAAGCCTTTGAAGAACTGAACCTTGCTCCCAAAGGTACATCCCAAAATATTCAACAAAAAGCAAAATTAGACGTTCAAAAAATATTAAACACAGAAAAAATAGTGGATCATGACGTGATAGCCTTTATAAAAGTGGTAACTGAAGATATGGGAGATGAGGCAAGATACTTTCACAAAGGCTTAACGTCGTCAGATGTTGTCGATACAGCTTTATCGTTAGCTATAAAAAGAGCAGGAGAGATTATTCTTGATGAGCTAACTAAATACATAGCTAATCTCAAAAAACTAGCTGTGGATCACAAGTATACTATTATAGTTGGAAGAACCCATGGGGTACACGCTGAGCCAACATCTTTTGGATTAAAAATTTTAGGATTTGTTGCGGAAGAAGAGAGAAACAAAGAAAGATTAGATAAGGCTATAGATAACATTTCCCAAGGAAAACTCAGCGGGGCGGTTGGAAATTATGCTAACATAGAACCAAAAGTAGAGGAAATCGCTTTGAAAAAACTCAACCTCAGACCTTGTAAAGTATCTACTCAAGTTTTACCAAGGGATCTTCACGCTGAATTTTTCAGTGTTTTAGCTATGATAGGAAGCAGTATAGAAAGACTTGCTATAGAAATCAGGCACCTTCAAAAAACAGAGGTCCTGGAAATAGAAGAACCTTTTAAAAAAGGGCAACGGGGTTCTTCAGCAATGCCCCATAAGAAAAACCCCATATTGTGTGAAAGGTTGACGGGGATGTCAAGAATGCTAAGATCTTACTTATCTTCTGCTTATGAAAATATCTCCTTATGGCACGAAAGAGATATTTCTCATTCGTCTGTAGAAAGAGTGTTTATACCGGATGCAACAATGCTTACTTACTACATGTTGAATAAAGCAAATTACTTAGTTGAAAACTTAGTTGTTCACAAAGATAGAATGAAAGAAAACATAGAAAAATCGTATAATTTAATTTATTCTCAACGGGTGTTGCTAAAGTTAGTTGAATTAGGGGTAAGTAGAGAGGAAGCTTATAAAATAGTTCAAGAAAACGCTATGAAAGCTTGGAATGAAAGGCGTGATTTTAAAGCAATTTTATTGGAAGATAACAGAGTAAACACAAAATTTTCTGAGAAAGAAGCCTTTGAAGATATATTTTCGCCTGATTATTATCTAAAAAATATAAACAAAATTTACGAAAGGTTTGAACTTTAG
- a CDS encoding Lon protease family protein translates to MKLTLSDFEIKIPDINIDNTSEIKIGSYQDYTIQTDACEILQFALESSNDSNNVFIVGPNRSGRRGMTRKIIERISLTQKAPQDLLYVFNFKEEKKPKLLKLPAGEAKNFKSELQSIINSSVQVLNKTMQTEEFQQRLSSLEKEYNEQREKLWSDLRKQAQSLGFILEASEKGIVSVPVYDGKKISSSEFENLPEEIKEYFRKNSEKLRELIEKTMVKITEMDKEYWEEVKNLRRYWAAFSLAKLFEPLEKKYLKYSDVFEYLQNLKEDIASHLSQLTSENQNLITYLKEKRYNVNIVVDNSYLQGAPVIEEDNPTFSNLVGRIEYYSQMGLLQTDFTMIKSGAFHRANGGYLIMEAEKVLRKPYAWEVIKRVLSEKEVKIENIQTAEGYSNVESLEPEPLSLTVKVVLIGEEWVYDLLRVYDSEFEKLFPIKSQFDYEAELSNENLNKFLAFLSNTVEENDISHFTKDAIEEIIKYSCRMNGNNKRFSLKLGEIKNLLIDSCNISRKNGTSPYITSKDIKDTIKFREKMFSFHKKKLFNAIKEQKIDIRTEGSEIGQINGLTVLDTGDFTFGHPVKITAKSYRSSSEKIINIHRDIDLSGKIYKKSSLIIENYFKHKFSSFIETGFGVSLNFEQVYSIIEGDSATIAETLALMSSIANIPLKQNIAITGSMNQSGEVLPVGGIIEKIEGFYDACKNLNFTGDQGVIIPSKNIDNIVLKDEINEDIQNGKFHIWAIDNIDEAIELMTDYKAGTPNENGEYEEGTFYYYVSENLKKLSKEEKKEKDEKENK, encoded by the coding sequence ATGAAACTTACTTTAAGTGATTTTGAAATTAAAATCCCAGATATCAACATCGATAACACTTCAGAAATAAAAATTGGTTCTTATCAAGATTACACCATACAAACGGATGCATGTGAAATCCTACAATTTGCCTTGGAAAGCAGTAACGATTCAAACAACGTTTTCATTGTTGGTCCAAACCGTAGTGGTAGAAGAGGTATGACTCGAAAGATCATCGAAAGAATTTCATTAACTCAAAAAGCTCCTCAAGATCTTCTGTATGTTTTTAATTTCAAAGAAGAAAAGAAACCCAAGCTGTTGAAACTACCCGCAGGAGAGGCCAAAAATTTCAAATCTGAATTGCAATCTATTATTAATTCGTCTGTACAAGTTTTAAATAAAACTATGCAGACGGAAGAATTCCAACAAAGATTAAGTTCATTAGAAAAAGAATACAACGAGCAGAGGGAAAAATTGTGGTCCGATCTAAGAAAACAGGCTCAATCTCTTGGTTTTATACTTGAGGCTTCTGAAAAAGGTATAGTCAGCGTTCCAGTGTATGACGGCAAAAAAATAAGCAGCTCAGAGTTTGAAAATCTTCCAGAAGAGATAAAGGAGTATTTTAGAAAAAATTCAGAGAAGTTGCGAGAATTAATTGAAAAAACTATGGTAAAGATCACGGAGATGGATAAAGAATACTGGGAGGAAGTTAAAAACTTACGACGCTATTGGGCTGCATTTAGCTTAGCTAAGCTTTTTGAACCCCTTGAAAAGAAATATCTCAAATATTCAGATGTTTTTGAATACCTTCAAAACTTAAAAGAAGACATAGCTTCTCATTTATCCCAATTAACTTCTGAAAATCAAAACCTAATAACTTATCTTAAAGAAAAAAGATACAATGTCAACATTGTAGTAGATAATTCTTATCTACAAGGTGCTCCTGTGATAGAAGAAGATAACCCCACTTTTTCAAATTTGGTTGGTAGAATAGAGTATTATTCCCAAATGGGACTTCTCCAAACTGATTTTACAATGATAAAATCGGGGGCTTTCCACAGGGCAAATGGTGGTTATTTAATCATGGAAGCGGAAAAAGTTTTAAGAAAACCTTACGCTTGGGAGGTAATTAAAAGGGTTTTATCTGAAAAAGAAGTAAAAATTGAAAATATTCAAACTGCTGAAGGCTATTCGAACGTTGAAAGTTTGGAACCAGAACCTTTATCTTTAACCGTTAAAGTAGTACTCATTGGAGAAGAATGGGTGTACGATTTATTAAGAGTTTACGATAGCGAATTCGAAAAACTTTTTCCTATAAAATCACAATTTGACTATGAGGCAGAGTTAAGTAACGAGAATTTAAATAAATTTTTAGCTTTCTTAAGCAACACAGTGGAAGAAAACGATATCTCACATTTTACAAAAGATGCGATTGAAGAGATAATCAAGTACAGTTGTAGGATGAATGGAAATAACAAAAGGTTCTCTTTAAAATTGGGGGAAATTAAGAATCTACTAATAGACTCTTGCAACATTTCTAGAAAAAATGGAACAAGCCCATATATAACCTCCAAAGATATAAAAGATACTATAAAGTTTAGAGAAAAGATGTTTTCATTTCATAAGAAAAAATTATTTAATGCAATTAAAGAACAAAAGATTGACATAAGAACTGAAGGCTCTGAAATTGGGCAAATAAATGGATTGACTGTTTTGGATACAGGAGATTTCACCTTTGGCCATCCAGTCAAAATAACAGCAAAAAGTTACAGATCCTCTTCTGAAAAAATCATAAATATACACAGGGATATTGACTTAAGCGGAAAAATATACAAAAAATCTTCATTGATAATAGAAAACTATTTCAAACATAAATTTTCTTCTTTTATAGAAACAGGCTTCGGCGTTTCTTTAAATTTTGAACAAGTTTACTCTATCATTGAAGGAGACAGCGCTACAATAGCAGAAACTCTGGCTTTAATGTCTTCTATAGCTAACATTCCATTGAAACAAAATATTGCCATCACCGGATCTATGAATCAAAGTGGAGAGGTTTTACCAGTTGGAGGAATAATCGAAAAAATAGAAGGATTTTACGACGCTTGTAAAAATCTCAATTTTACAGGAGACCAAGGGGTAATTATTCCAAGTAAGAATATCGATAATATTGTATTAAAAGACGAAATAAACGAAGATATACAAAATGGAAAGTTCCATATTTGGGCTATTGATAATATAGACGAAGCGATCGAACTAATGACAGATTACAAAGCAGGGACACCAAATGA